Proteins encoded together in one Sphingomonas radiodurans window:
- a CDS encoding GNAT family N-acetyltransferase translates to MKAEPFESARLTLRAPDPTDAPALHEAYCDPRVMRFWSSPPHGSIDETVDYVTPQAGDQWRQWAIIEKASGRAIGTLAAGERRRGVIEIGYLLSAAASGQGYGREAVTALIDLLFAEGARRVFADTDPENVRSIALLTELGFQREGLLRAEWETHIGVRDSVIWGLLRDEWSAR, encoded by the coding sequence ATGAAGGCCGAGCCGTTCGAGAGCGCGCGGCTGACGCTGCGGGCACCGGATCCGACCGATGCGCCGGCGCTGCACGAGGCCTATTGCGACCCGCGCGTGATGCGCTTCTGGTCGAGCCCGCCGCATGGATCAATCGACGAGACGGTCGATTACGTGACGCCGCAGGCGGGCGACCAGTGGCGGCAGTGGGCGATAATCGAGAAGGCAAGTGGCCGCGCGATCGGCACGCTGGCGGCGGGCGAGCGGCGCCGCGGCGTGATCGAGATCGGCTATTTGCTGTCGGCGGCGGCGTCGGGACAAGGCTATGGGCGCGAGGCGGTGACCGCGCTGATCGACCTGCTGTTCGCCGAGGGCGCCAGGCGGGTGTTTGCGGATACCGACCCGGAGAACGTGCGCTCGATCGCGTTGCTGACCGAGCTCGGCTTCCAGCGCGAGGGGCTGCTGCGCGCGGAGTGGGAAACGCATATCGGGGTGCGCGACAGCGTGATTTGGGGGCTTCTGCGCGATGAGTGGAGTGCGCGGTAG
- a CDS encoding LysR family transcriptional regulator, translated as MKRTHLPLNGLRVLDAAARHLSFTRAADELAVTPAAVGQQIRALEDTLGVVLFRRTTKGLELTPEGEAGLAPLRDGFLQMEEAVRAMQAGQSSKSLTIAAPRDLTEKWLLPRLAEIARGDGELRFVLIAADTPPDFTEANLDLAVTWGEGPGLLEGEAIESDGMVTVERAGGSAAAVIAWPGCGPEDGAALIRVSDAGLALDAAAQGLGRATVPELLAARDIAAGHVAMVGDPRPSRLGYWLVAPLPQWRQRKVQALVEALAG; from the coding sequence ATGAAGCGAACGCATCTTCCCTTGAACGGTCTGCGCGTGCTCGACGCTGCGGCACGGCATTTGTCGTTCACGCGCGCGGCGGACGAGCTGGCGGTGACGCCGGCGGCGGTGGGGCAGCAGATCCGGGCGCTTGAGGACACGCTGGGCGTCGTGCTGTTCCGGCGCACGACCAAGGGGCTGGAGCTGACGCCCGAGGGCGAGGCGGGGCTGGCTCCGTTGCGCGACGGTTTCCTGCAAATGGAAGAAGCGGTGCGCGCGATGCAGGCGGGGCAATCGTCCAAGTCGCTGACGATCGCGGCGCCGCGCGACCTGACCGAGAAGTGGCTGCTGCCGCGGCTGGCCGAGATCGCGCGCGGCGACGGCGAGTTGCGCTTCGTGCTGATCGCCGCCGATACGCCGCCTGACTTCACCGAGGCGAACCTCGACCTGGCGGTGACGTGGGGCGAGGGGCCAGGGCTGCTCGAAGGCGAGGCGATCGAGAGCGACGGGATGGTGACGGTCGAGCGGGCGGGCGGCAGCGCCGCGGCGGTGATCGCATGGCCGGGCTGTGGCCCGGAGGATGGCGCGGCGCTGATCCGCGTCAGCGATGCGGGGCTGGCGCTCGACGCCGCGGCGCAGGGGCTGGGGCGGGCGACGGTGCCCGAACTGCTCGCGGCGCGCGATATCGCGGCGGGGCATGTCGCGATGGTCGGTGACCCGCGACCGTCGCGGCTTGGCTATTGGCTCGTCGCGCCGCTGCCACAATGGCGGCAGCGCAAGGTGCAGGCGCTGGTCGAAGCGCTGGCGGGTTGA
- the leuB gene encoding 3-isopropylmalate dehydrogenase translates to MALIAILPGDGIGPEVTAEAQRVLESLGLDLVFEEALVGGAAYHATGHPLPAATLDLAKRADAILFGAVGDPTCDALDRHLRPEQAILAARKELTLFANLRPAKLFAGLEEASALRPEVARAIDLLIVRELNGDVYFGEKGMRITPAGLRQGYDVMSYDESEVRRIAIAGFEAARRRKGRLCSVDKANVLETSQLWRDVVIETAVDYPDVVLTHLYVDNAAMQLVRDPGQFDVIVTGNLFGDILSDQASMCVGSIGLLPSASLDAAGKGLYEPIHGSAPDIAGQGKANPCAAILSAAMLLRHSLGLPEAADRIEAAVAAALGAGHRTADLGGSCSTQAMGDAVLAAL, encoded by the coding sequence ATGGCCCTGATCGCGATCCTGCCCGGTGACGGCATCGGCCCGGAGGTGACCGCCGAGGCGCAGCGCGTGCTCGAGTCGCTGGGGCTCGATCTGGTGTTCGAGGAGGCGCTGGTCGGGGGCGCGGCGTATCATGCCACCGGTCATCCGCTGCCGGCTGCGACGCTCGACCTCGCGAAGCGCGCCGATGCGATCCTGTTCGGAGCGGTCGGCGATCCGACGTGCGATGCGCTCGATAGGCATTTGCGGCCGGAGCAGGCGATCCTGGCCGCACGCAAGGAGCTGACGCTGTTCGCCAATCTGCGTCCGGCCAAGCTGTTCGCCGGGCTTGAGGAGGCATCGGCGCTGCGGCCGGAGGTGGCGCGGGCGATCGACCTGCTGATCGTGCGCGAGCTGAACGGCGATGTGTATTTCGGCGAGAAGGGGATGCGCATTACGCCGGCCGGGCTGCGGCAAGGCTATGACGTGATGAGCTACGACGAAAGCGAAGTGCGTCGCATTGCGATCGCCGGGTTCGAGGCAGCGCGGCGGCGGAAGGGACGGCTGTGTTCGGTCGACAAGGCCAATGTGCTCGAGACGTCGCAGCTGTGGCGTGACGTCGTCATCGAGACGGCGGTCGACTATCCTGATGTCGTGCTGACGCATCTCTATGTCGACAATGCAGCGATGCAGTTGGTGCGCGATCCGGGCCAGTTCGACGTGATCGTCACGGGCAATCTGTTTGGCGACATCCTGTCGGACCAGGCGTCGATGTGCGTCGGATCGATCGGGTTGCTGCCCTCGGCCTCGCTCGATGCGGCTGGCAAGGGGTTGTACGAGCCGATTCACGGCTCGGCGCCCGACATCGCGGGGCAGGGCAAGGCAAATCCGTGTGCGGCAATCCTGTCGGCGGCGATGCTGCTGCGGCATTCGCTCGGGCTGCCCGAGGCGGCGGATCGGATCGAGGCAGCGGTCGCGGCGGCGCTGGGGGCGGGCCACCGGACCGCGGATCTCGGCGGCAGCTGTTCGACGCAAGCGATGGGCGACGCGGTGCTCGCTGCATTGTGA
- a CDS encoding polysaccharide deacetylase family protein codes for MTYVFLTIDTELAWRHHAAGLGVSLVEARSIEPGGVGLAWQLALLARHGLKATFFVDPMPARIYGLEPFARIVDAVVAAGQEVQLHLHPNWTKAAIADRAAHASFELIDYSAHAQRELITEAAALLVAAGAPPPVAFRSGSYSANDDTLAALAALGIAYDSSHNGAHHPWPSAIGLAPSRIAPVARHGVVEVPVTVIEDQAGAWRNFQICALSAGEMRAALDHAIAEQHVATTIVGHSFELANRAGTAPNRVHVRRFEQLCALLAERQDVAPTVHFADRPTLPLDRTDAPLPASRWRRGKRQAEQLWSNLVAERAA; via the coding sequence ATGACTTACGTTTTCCTCACGATCGACACTGAATTGGCGTGGCGGCACCATGCGGCTGGTCTCGGCGTGTCCCTTGTGGAGGCGCGGTCGATCGAGCCGGGCGGCGTTGGGCTGGCGTGGCAGCTAGCGCTATTGGCGAGGCATGGGCTGAAGGCGACCTTCTTCGTCGATCCGATGCCGGCGCGTATCTACGGTCTGGAGCCATTTGCGCGAATCGTCGATGCGGTGGTGGCGGCGGGGCAAGAGGTTCAGCTTCATCTTCACCCCAATTGGACCAAGGCTGCTATCGCCGATCGTGCGGCGCATGCGTCGTTCGAGTTGATCGACTATTCCGCGCACGCGCAGCGTGAGTTGATTACGGAGGCGGCGGCGTTGCTGGTCGCGGCTGGTGCACCGCCGCCCGTCGCGTTTCGCAGCGGCAGCTATTCGGCGAACGACGACACGCTTGCGGCGCTTGCCGCGCTCGGTATCGCTTACGACAGCAGCCACAATGGTGCGCATCATCCTTGGCCAAGTGCGATCGGTTTGGCGCCTTCACGGATCGCGCCGGTGGCGCGGCATGGGGTGGTGGAAGTGCCGGTGACGGTGATCGAGGACCAAGCGGGGGCTTGGCGCAATTTTCAAATCTGCGCGCTTTCGGCGGGTGAGATGCGGGCGGCGCTTGATCATGCGATCGCCGAGCAGCATGTCGCGACGACGATCGTCGGGCATAGCTTCGAGCTTGCCAATCGCGCCGGCACTGCGCCGAACCGCGTGCATGTGCGGCGCTTCGAACAGTTGTGTGCGTTGTTGGCGGAGCGCCAGGACGTGGCTCCTACGGTGCATTTTGCGGATCGCCCCACGCTACCGCTCGACCGCACCGACGCGCCGTTGCCGGCGAGCCGCTGGCGGCGCGGGAAGCGGCAGGCAGAACAGCTGTGGTCGAACCTCGTGGCGGAGCGCGCGGCGTGA
- the recO gene encoding DNA repair protein RecO, which yields MHLATTAIVLAIRPHGEHGAIVRALTADDGVRPGYVRGGRSRGLRPVLQPANTILGDWRARTDDQLPALTVELVHSLAALHAEPLPAAALEWLTALTAATLPEAQPFPRLHAALTAVLDAIEAAPAARGWAGALARYELLLLAELGFGLDLGRCVVTGTTEDIAFVSPKSGGAVSRGAAFGYEDRLLPLPPFLVAGGEPDWPDVFAALAITGRFLARDVLVDRRADTLSARERLIDRLKRAVA from the coding sequence ATGCATCTCGCCACTACAGCCATCGTCCTCGCGATCCGGCCGCATGGCGAGCATGGGGCGATCGTGCGCGCGCTGACGGCGGATGATGGCGTGCGACCCGGCTATGTTCGCGGCGGGCGGTCGCGCGGGTTGCGGCCGGTGCTGCAGCCGGCGAACACCATCTTGGGCGATTGGCGCGCGCGCACCGACGATCAGCTGCCTGCGCTGACGGTAGAACTCGTCCACAGCCTCGCGGCGCTTCATGCCGAGCCGCTGCCAGCAGCTGCGCTTGAATGGCTGACGGCGCTCACCGCCGCGACGCTTCCGGAGGCACAGCCGTTTCCTCGGCTGCACGCAGCGCTCACTGCCGTACTCGACGCGATCGAGGCGGCGCCGGCTGCGCGCGGGTGGGCGGGGGCGTTGGCGCGGTATGAATTGTTGTTGTTGGCGGAGCTTGGGTTCGGGCTCGATCTCGGCCGCTGCGTCGTAACCGGGACGACGGAAGACATTGCGTTCGTCAGCCCGAAGAGTGGTGGTGCGGTGAGTCGCGGTGCGGCGTTTGGGTACGAGGACCGGCTGCTGCCATTGCCGCCGTTCCTGGTCGCGGGCGGCGAGCCGGATTGGCCCGATGTGTTCGCGGCGCTTGCCATCACGGGGCGCTTTCTGGCGCGCGACGTGCTCGTCGATCGTCGCGCGGACACGCTATCGGCGCGCGAGCGGCTGATCGATCGGCTGAAGAGAGCGGTTGCGTGA
- a CDS encoding trans-sulfuration enzyme family protein, whose product MKRRTGQDRSITDTWRPATRAIRGGTARSEFGETSEAIFMTSGYAYDCAGDAAARFAGEQQGMTYSRLQNPTVEMLEHRIALLEGAEACRSMATGMAAMTAVLLSQLQTGDHVVAGRAAFGSCRWLVDTLLPKFGIATTVVDARDPQQFVDAVRPETKVFFFETPANPTMDIVDLSAVCGIARERGITSVVDNAFATPALQRPMEFGADVTAYSATKMMDGQGRVLAGAVCGTKDFIENTLLPFTRNTGPTLSAFNAWVVLKGLETLDLRIHRQSENAIKVGTFLERRVPRVMHPGLPSHPQHNLAMSQMDATGPIFAFEVDGGRTQAHGLLDALELIDISNNIGDSRSLMTHPASTTHASVSAEKREEMGISEGMLRLNVGLEDPADVIDDLDRALGMVGL is encoded by the coding sequence ATGAAACGCCGTACTGGACAAGACCGCTCGATCACCGACACGTGGCGCCCGGCGACGCGCGCGATCCGGGGGGGGACGGCGCGGTCCGAGTTCGGGGAGACGTCCGAGGCGATCTTCATGACCTCGGGCTACGCTTACGACTGCGCGGGCGATGCGGCGGCGCGGTTCGCGGGCGAGCAGCAGGGGATGACCTATTCGCGGCTGCAGAACCCGACGGTCGAGATGCTCGAACATCGCATCGCGCTGCTGGAGGGTGCCGAGGCGTGCCGGTCGATGGCGACGGGCATGGCGGCGATGACGGCGGTGCTGCTGAGCCAGTTGCAGACCGGCGATCATGTCGTGGCGGGGCGCGCGGCGTTCGGATCGTGCCGCTGGCTGGTCGATACGCTGCTGCCGAAGTTCGGCATCGCCACTACCGTCGTCGACGCGCGCGATCCGCAGCAGTTCGTCGATGCGGTGCGCCCGGAGACGAAGGTGTTCTTCTTCGAGACGCCAGCCAATCCGACGATGGACATCGTCGACCTGAGCGCTGTGTGCGGGATCGCGCGCGAGCGCGGGATCACTAGCGTCGTCGACAATGCTTTCGCCACCCCGGCGTTGCAGCGGCCGATGGAGTTCGGCGCCGATGTGACCGCCTATTCTGCGACCAAGATGATGGACGGGCAGGGCCGCGTGCTCGCCGGCGCCGTCTGCGGCACCAAGGATTTCATCGAGAACACGCTGCTGCCGTTCACGCGCAACACCGGGCCGACGCTGTCGGCGTTCAACGCCTGGGTAGTGCTGAAGGGGCTGGAGACGCTCGACCTGCGCATTCACCGCCAGTCCGAAAACGCGATCAAGGTCGGCACTTTCCTCGAGCGGCGCGTGCCGCGCGTGATGCATCCGGGGTTGCCGAGCCATCCGCAGCACAATCTTGCGATGAGCCAGATGGACGCGACGGGGCCGATCTTCGCGTTCGAGGTGGATGGCGGTCGCACGCAGGCGCATGGCTTGCTCGACGCGCTGGAGCTGATCGATATTTCGAACAACATCGGCGATTCGCGCTCACTGATGACGCATCCGGCCTCGACGACGCATGCGTCGGTTTCGGCAGAGAAGCGCGAGGAGATGGGCATTTCCGAAGGGATGCTGCGGCTGAACGTCGGGCTCGAAGATCCGGCGGATGTGATCGACGACCTCGATCGCGCGCTGGGCATGGTCGGGCTGTGA
- a CDS encoding DUF1003 domain-containing protein translates to MTKSTLTHPAPTPPGLTSVLDRNITRMQERRAADERDATLSERVSDAITRFAGSMTFVIIHAVAYGTWIAINVGIVPGIEPFDPSFVMLAMEASVEAIFLSTFVLISQNRMMGAAARQSDLDLQINLLAEHELTHLVSIVDAMARKMGVDIVDEAHLSEIKQDVSPEAVLDGLDAADRK, encoded by the coding sequence ATGACCAAAAGCACCCTGACCCACCCCGCCCCGACGCCACCGGGGCTCACCTCGGTGCTCGATCGCAACATCACGCGCATGCAGGAGCGTCGCGCCGCCGATGAGCGCGACGCGACGCTGTCCGAGCGCGTGTCGGATGCGATCACGCGCTTTGCCGGCAGCATGACGTTCGTCATCATCCATGCGGTCGCTTACGGCACGTGGATCGCGATCAATGTCGGCATCGTCCCCGGCATTGAGCCATTCGATCCCAGCTTCGTGATGCTGGCGATGGAGGCAAGCGTCGAGGCGATTTTCCTGTCGACGTTCGTTTTGATCAGCCAGAACCGCATGATGGGCGCCGCCGCCCGCCAGTCCGATCTCGATCTCCAGATCAACCTGCTGGCCGAGCACGAACTGACCCATCTGGTCTCGATCGTCGATGCGATGGCGCGCAAGATGGGTGTAGACATCGTCGACGAGGCGCATCTGTCGGAGATCAAGCAGGATGTCTCGCCCGAAGCCGTGCTCGACGGCCTCGACGCCGCCGATCGGAAGTAG
- a CDS encoding glycosyltransferase family 39 protein has product MLRRPLPLAILLFILVETLFLIRLSVPHQPVFDETHYVPAARALVALSGPANVEHPLLAKWLIALGMRLFGDTPFGWRIMSTLAGSTTIVAVFATTWLMTGRRRPSLLAAALTLLGFTVYIQARIAMLDGFMLAFLTAAIAMAGWTLRRGGWWRWGIVAMLLGCAVACKWLAAPYVAFAAAAFVIFKREDPRCFPGLTIIPALAILGIVSVATYFLTFAPAFFYASEPMTLARMLPVQLDMYERQTQVLPPHTYQSSWWTWPLLIRPIWYLYEPADGAQRGILLLGNPAIMWTGLVAVAACWWGWIKSGSPRLFAAGSLWIGSLAIWAAIPKSLGFYYYYYPSSVFIVIAIVAALDHWRARTRGWDVALLAIAAGLAVYFYPVLSAQALPDAGAFRHWTWFSTWV; this is encoded by the coding sequence ATGCTCCGCCGCCCTCTTCCGCTCGCGATCCTGCTGTTCATCCTCGTCGAAACACTGTTCCTAATCCGCCTGTCGGTCCCCCACCAGCCGGTGTTCGACGAGACGCATTACGTCCCCGCCGCCCGCGCACTCGTCGCATTGTCCGGGCCGGCGAACGTCGAGCATCCGCTGCTCGCCAAATGGCTGATCGCGCTCGGCATGCGGCTGTTTGGCGACACGCCCTTCGGCTGGCGCATCATGTCCACGCTCGCCGGCAGCACGACGATCGTCGCGGTATTCGCCACCACTTGGCTGATGACCGGCCGCCGCCGCCCCAGCCTGCTGGCCGCCGCGCTGACGCTGCTGGGCTTCACCGTCTACATCCAGGCGCGGATCGCGATGCTCGACGGGTTCATGCTCGCCTTCCTGACCGCCGCGATCGCCATGGCCGGATGGACGCTGCGGCGCGGCGGCTGGTGGCGATGGGGAATAGTCGCGATGCTGCTCGGCTGCGCAGTGGCGTGCAAATGGCTCGCAGCCCCCTACGTCGCCTTCGCCGCCGCCGCCTTCGTCATCTTCAAGCGCGAGGATCCGCGCTGCTTCCCGGGCCTGACCATCATCCCGGCGCTTGCGATCCTGGGCATCGTCTCGGTAGCGACTTACTTCCTCACTTTCGCACCCGCGTTCTTCTACGCCAGCGAACCGATGACGCTCGCGCGAATGCTGCCGGTCCAGCTCGACATGTACGAACGCCAGACGCAGGTGTTGCCCCCGCACACCTACCAATCGAGCTGGTGGACATGGCCGCTGCTGATCCGCCCGATCTGGTATCTGTACGAGCCCGCCGATGGCGCGCAGCGCGGGATCCTGCTGCTCGGCAACCCGGCGATCATGTGGACCGGTCTGGTCGCGGTGGCGGCGTGCTGGTGGGGCTGGATCAAATCAGGCTCACCACGCCTGTTTGCCGCCGGGTCGCTGTGGATCGGTAGCCTCGCGATCTGGGCGGCAATCCCCAAATCGCTCGGCTTCTATTACTATTACTACCCGTCGAGCGTGTTCATCGTCATCGCCATCGTCGCTGCGCTCGATCACTGGCGCGCGCGAACCCGCGGTTGGGATGTCGCACTGCTCGCAATAGCAGCCGGGCTGGCGGTGTATTTCTATCCGGTCCTGTCGGCGCAGGCGCTGCCCGACGCTGGCGCATTCCGCCACTGGACGTGGTTCAGCACCTGGGTGTGA
- a CDS encoding GNAT family N-acetyltransferase, with translation MSDSALRLQIGARTIASIPRRLVRVGLSLEQALGGAMPPLPPLGHDHGYLVTSLPEAIVPDWRGVLFERQRYTRYYVDLAAGEAAWRAGLSGQTRSTLKRKAKKLAAASGRRLDVRRFRTPAALVDFHPIARALAEKTYQEKLMAAGLPGDVGFVQRMMAMAGADQVRAWLLFIGDVPAAYLWCGADGTTLRYDYVGHDPAFAALSPGSVLMEAALGDLFSDRFARFDFTEGEGQHKRGLASAGVACRDLLLLRPTLANRGAVALVGGFDAAMRVAKRAAEMPALRGVARRVRRA, from the coding sequence GTGAGTGACAGCGCGCTTCGGCTGCAGATCGGCGCAAGGACGATCGCATCGATCCCGCGGCGGCTGGTGCGGGTCGGCCTGTCGCTCGAGCAAGCGCTCGGTGGGGCAATGCCGCCGCTGCCGCCGCTGGGGCACGATCATGGGTATCTCGTGACATCGTTGCCTGAAGCGATCGTACCTGATTGGCGCGGCGTGCTGTTCGAGCGGCAGCGGTACACGCGCTATTATGTCGATCTCGCGGCCGGCGAGGCGGCGTGGCGTGCGGGCCTCTCGGGGCAGACGCGCTCGACGCTGAAGCGCAAGGCGAAGAAGCTGGCCGCGGCGAGCGGTCGACGACTGGATGTGCGGCGCTTTCGCACGCCCGCGGCGCTGGTCGATTTTCATCCGATTGCGCGCGCGCTTGCGGAAAAGACCTATCAGGAAAAGTTAATGGCGGCGGGGCTGCCGGGGGATGTGGGGTTCGTCCAGCGCATGATGGCGATGGCCGGCGCTGACCAGGTACGTGCATGGTTGCTGTTCATCGGAGATGTGCCCGCTGCCTATCTGTGGTGCGGGGCGGACGGCACGACCTTGCGCTACGACTACGTCGGTCATGATCCTGCCTTTGCGGCGTTGTCCCCGGGCAGCGTGTTGATGGAGGCGGCGCTGGGCGACCTGTTCTCAGATCGTTTTGCGCGCTTCGACTTCACCGAGGGCGAGGGGCAGCACAAGCGGGGCTTGGCGAGTGCAGGCGTGGCGTGCCGCGACCTGCTGCTGCTGCGCCCGACGCTGGCGAACCGGGGTGCGGTGGCGCTCGTAGGCGGGTTCGATGCGGCCATGCGGGTGGCGAAGCGGGCGGCGGAGATGCCGGCGTTACGCGGCGTTGCGAGGCGGGTGCGGCGGGCGTAG
- a CDS encoding glycosyltransferase family 2 protein: protein MSDLLDLAVVIPTFNEKANVPVLVAKLDQALAGLNWEAIFVDDDSPDGTADAVRNIARIDRRVRVIQRIGRRGLATACIEGMCATAAPVVAVIDGDLQHDETILPGMLAALQADDALDIVIGSRFVEGGGTGEWDRDRVAKSALATRLSQRVLDVGLTDPMSGFFMIRTSLLRAMAPRLAGIGFKILLDIMAAGDRPLRFVELPYVFRCRSEGESKLDHVVAMEYLIALYDRKFGRVVPVRFAMFSAIGVIGVGIHMGVLTLLYVGLGAAFLLGQIVATLAAMTFNFFLNNALTYRDRRLKGWRQMFDGWVSFCLVCSVGAVANVGVAAFLYDFRYGPWAASALAGVLIGAVWNYALSSRFTWGRY from the coding sequence GTGAGCGATCTGCTCGACCTCGCGGTCGTCATCCCGACGTTCAACGAGAAGGCCAATGTGCCGGTGCTGGTCGCCAAGCTCGACCAGGCGCTGGCGGGGCTTAATTGGGAAGCGATCTTCGTCGATGACGATAGCCCGGATGGCACCGCCGACGCGGTCCGCAATATTGCGCGGATCGATCGTCGGGTGCGGGTGATCCAGCGGATCGGGCGGCGTGGGCTGGCGACGGCCTGTATCGAGGGGATGTGTGCGACCGCAGCGCCGGTGGTGGCGGTGATCGACGGTGACCTCCAGCACGACGAGACGATCCTGCCCGGCATGCTCGCCGCGCTGCAGGCCGACGATGCGCTCGATATCGTCATCGGATCGCGTTTCGTCGAAGGTGGTGGGACCGGGGAGTGGGACCGCGACCGAGTCGCCAAGTCCGCGCTGGCGACGCGGCTGTCGCAGCGGGTGCTCGATGTTGGGCTGACAGATCCGATGAGCGGGTTTTTCATGATACGCACCAGCCTGTTGCGGGCGATGGCGCCGCGGCTGGCGGGGATCGGCTTCAAGATCCTGCTCGACATCATGGCGGCGGGCGATCGGCCGCTGCGTTTCGTCGAGCTGCCCTATGTCTTCCGCTGCCGCAGCGAAGGCGAGTCGAAGCTCGATCACGTCGTGGCGATGGAATATCTGATCGCGCTGTACGATCGCAAGTTCGGGCGGGTCGTGCCGGTCCGCTTTGCGATGTTCTCGGCGATCGGGGTGATCGGCGTCGGCATCCATATGGGCGTGCTGACCTTGCTGTATGTCGGGCTGGGCGCGGCGTTCCTGCTCGGGCAGATCGTCGCGACGCTGGCGGCGATGACGTTCAACTTCTTCCTCAACAATGCGCTCACCTATCGCGATCGGCGATTGAAGGGGTGGCGGCAGATGTTCGACGGGTGGGTGTCGTTCTGCCTGGTCTGTTCGGTCGGGGCGGTGGCGAACGTGGGCGTCGCGGCGTTTCTGTACGACTTTCGTTATGGACCGTGGGCTGCGTCGGCGCTGGCGGGGGTGCTGATCGGGGCGGTGTGGAATTATGCGCTGTCTTCGCGGTTCACCTGGGGGCGGTATTGA
- the apaG gene encoding Co2+/Mg2+ efflux protein ApaG: MKALFPSSETTRGVTVRVSVSYLPEQSEPARGRWFWAYHIRLENAGEQAVQLLTRHWVITDGRGAKHSVEGEGVVGEQPLIAPGASYDYVSGCPLATPAGSMQGSYRMIGEDGALFDVAIPKFALIAPAVTG; this comes from the coding sequence GTGAAGGCGCTGTTCCCTTCGTCGGAAACGACGCGGGGGGTGACCGTGCGCGTCTCGGTGAGCTATCTGCCCGAGCAATCCGAGCCGGCGCGCGGGCGCTGGTTCTGGGCGTATCACATTCGGCTGGAGAATGCGGGCGAGCAGGCGGTGCAGCTGCTGACGCGGCATTGGGTGATCACCGATGGGCGCGGCGCGAAGCATTCGGTGGAAGGCGAGGGCGTGGTTGGCGAACAGCCGCTGATCGCGCCGGGGGCGAGCTACGATTATGTCTCGGGCTGTCCGCTGGCGACGCCGGCAGGATCGATGCAGGGCAGCTATCGGATGATCGGCGAGGATGGCGCGCTGTTCGACGTGGCGATCCCGAAGTTCGCGCTGATCGCGCCGGCGGTGACGGGCTGA